In Desulfosediminicola ganghwensis, a single window of DNA contains:
- a CDS encoding sigma-54-dependent transcriptional regulator → MSSTKYTLLLVDDDTNILEVLDARFSAAGFRTHKATNGQTALALLTSEQIDLVISDVKMPSMSGIELYAEMQQKSPGLPVIFLTAFGNIPEAVTAVQSGALDYLTKPFDGKTLVQKVKDFFAAGKTVPSQTGTNDVEEGSAGFIWGSSKPMVAIKEMVSRVASSDVNTLILGESGVGKECIAKAIHDASPRRNGPLIVVDCGSTPPGILESELFGHTKGAFTNAIQDKTGLIEAAEGGTLFLDEIGNISSEMQHRLLRFLEDRKIRRVGAIDEKQIDCRVLAATNADLTADIEEGKFRQDLYYRLRVVTLNLPPLRERRQDIPRLAKMFVQRHCNTYNIPVVHIPDSTMDWLEQLDWPGNVRELKNALEAGVVLCRNNTLLPEDFQLEQPTSKSRKEDSAPDQGSEFSLENSEREAIIRALRQTNGVQKSAAELLDISRRSIHYKLKKYDIQPSDYK, encoded by the coding sequence ATGAGCAGTACCAAATACACCCTGCTACTTGTCGATGACGACACCAATATCCTCGAAGTACTCGATGCACGATTCAGTGCTGCGGGTTTTCGTACCCATAAGGCCACAAATGGCCAGACAGCCCTGGCATTACTGACCAGCGAACAGATCGATCTCGTTATATCCGACGTAAAAATGCCGAGCATGAGCGGTATAGAACTATATGCAGAGATGCAGCAAAAGTCCCCGGGATTACCGGTGATTTTTCTCACTGCCTTCGGAAATATCCCTGAAGCAGTGACCGCTGTTCAATCCGGCGCCCTGGATTATCTTACCAAACCTTTTGACGGCAAAACTCTGGTTCAAAAAGTAAAAGATTTCTTCGCAGCAGGAAAAACTGTCCCATCACAAACCGGTACTAATGATGTGGAGGAAGGCAGTGCTGGCTTTATCTGGGGTTCCAGTAAGCCTATGGTCGCAATCAAAGAAATGGTTTCCCGCGTAGCGTCCAGCGATGTCAATACACTGATATTAGGTGAGAGCGGTGTTGGCAAGGAGTGCATAGCAAAGGCTATTCATGACGCCAGCCCCAGAAGAAACGGCCCACTCATTGTCGTGGACTGTGGCTCAACCCCACCTGGCATTCTTGAAAGTGAACTCTTTGGCCATACCAAAGGTGCCTTCACTAACGCTATACAGGACAAAACCGGCCTCATTGAAGCGGCTGAGGGTGGCACCCTTTTTCTTGATGAGATCGGCAATATCTCTTCTGAAATGCAGCATAGACTACTCAGATTTCTCGAAGACAGGAAAATTCGCAGGGTTGGCGCGATTGACGAAAAGCAGATTGACTGCAGAGTTCTGGCTGCAACAAATGCGGATTTAACTGCTGATATCGAAGAGGGCAAATTCAGGCAGGATCTCTATTACAGATTAAGGGTAGTAACACTCAATCTGCCCCCCCTGCGAGAACGTCGACAGGATATTCCCAGGCTTGCCAAAATGTTCGTTCAACGCCACTGCAACACTTATAACATACCTGTAGTCCATATCCCTGATTCAACCATGGACTGGCTTGAGCAACTCGATTGGCCGGGCAATGTGCGCGAACTGAAAAACGCGCTTGAAGCCGGTGTAGTGCTCTGTCGAAACAATACTCTTCTGCCTGAAGATTTCCAGCTCGAGCAACCGACGTCAAAATCGCGCAAAGAGGATTCGGCACCTGATCAGGGCAGTGAATTCTCACTGGAAAACAGTGAGCGGGAAGCTATAATCAGGGCCCTGCGTCAAACCAACGGGGTACAAAAAAGTGCAGCAGAACTTTTGGATATCAGCAGGAGATCTATCCATTACAAGCTTAAAAAATACGACATCCAGCCCTCAGATTATAAATAG
- the bioD gene encoding dethiobiotin synthase, with protein MTKEPGKIIAITGIDTDIGKTIATGLIGRGLLEAGRSVITHKAVQTGCDDVSEDIVAHRNIMGIPRQQVDLDGKTCSYLFPVPCSPHLAARLAKKSIDPKKITRDARELSMHYKFVLLEGAGGLFVPLTEEVTLIDYFFEEKVPVILVSSSRLGSLNHTLASLEALHNRSMSLSGVVYNRHDDRDLRIAEDSLDMISSNLRKYGFNCPLIEMYGVENYEAPGACLPFSTLCLAG; from the coding sequence ATGACAAAAGAACCAGGCAAAATTATAGCAATCACAGGTATAGACACTGATATAGGCAAGACAATAGCAACTGGTCTGATTGGCAGAGGTTTATTGGAGGCCGGGAGATCAGTTATAACCCACAAGGCTGTACAAACAGGCTGTGACGATGTGAGTGAGGATATCGTGGCACATCGAAACATAATGGGTATTCCCAGGCAGCAAGTGGACCTTGACGGGAAGACATGCTCCTACCTATTTCCTGTTCCATGTTCACCGCATCTTGCTGCACGGCTTGCCAAAAAGAGCATTGACCCGAAGAAGATAACTCGTGACGCGAGGGAGCTATCTATGCATTATAAGTTTGTTTTGCTTGAGGGAGCTGGAGGCTTATTTGTTCCGCTGACAGAAGAGGTCACCTTGATTGATTATTTTTTCGAAGAAAAGGTACCTGTGATTCTGGTAAGCAGTTCACGGCTTGGCTCTCTCAATCATACACTTGCTTCTCTGGAGGCTTTGCATAACAGGAGCATGTCATTGTCCGGTGTGGTTTATAACCGCCACGATGACAGAGATTTACGGATCGCAGAGGATTCCCTGGACATGATCTCAAGTAATTTGCGGAAATATGGTTTTAACTGCCCACTTATTGAGATGTACGGGGTTGAAAACTATGAGGCACCAGGTGCCTGTCTGCCATTTTCGACACTCTGTCTGGCCGGGTGA
- a CDS encoding methyltransferase domain-containing protein — MRADVETGAGVGNAERICSYFKRSIPSYEKNASVQQVVGQNLVDQLTSCSDLRQNRVLEVGCCTGSTTAMLCDSFDIRKIWVNDLVEECCSMTAERICVQVEEAIALPGDIESVPLPQSLDLVISSSTYQWLKDLAACFTRLEATLAEGGFFAFCMFGPGTMSQVQQLTGVGLNYPDENSIHAIVSRLFTIELIDTSHHRIYLDSPREVLRHIKNTGVGGVCGFRWTPSKLRAFETEYCSRFGADNGVPVDYAAITVIARKLS; from the coding sequence ATGCGTGCTGATGTAGAAACAGGAGCTGGGGTTGGAAATGCAGAGCGAATCTGCAGCTATTTCAAACGAAGTATTCCAAGCTATGAAAAAAATGCCTCTGTTCAGCAGGTCGTGGGACAGAACCTGGTTGATCAACTCACCTCTTGCAGTGATCTCAGACAGAATCGTGTTCTGGAAGTCGGTTGTTGTACCGGTTCCACTACCGCTATGCTTTGCGATTCCTTCGATATCAGAAAAATCTGGGTGAATGACCTGGTTGAAGAGTGTTGCTCTATGACCGCCGAGAGAATATGCGTACAGGTGGAAGAAGCCATAGCCTTGCCCGGTGATATCGAGTCAGTGCCGCTCCCACAATCTCTTGACCTGGTAATTTCTTCATCAACATATCAGTGGTTGAAAGATCTGGCTGCCTGTTTTACCAGGCTTGAAGCGACGTTGGCAGAAGGTGGTTTTTTTGCCTTCTGCATGTTTGGTCCCGGTACAATGAGCCAGGTACAGCAACTCACCGGGGTCGGGTTGAACTACCCGGATGAGAATAGCATCCATGCTATTGTCAGTCGACTGTTCACTATAGAACTCATTGACACGTCTCATCACCGTATATATCTGGATTCACCGCGGGAAGTACTGCGCCATATAAAGAATACCGGGGTTGGAGGAGTCTGTGGTTTTCGCTGGACTCCTTCTAAACTCAGGGCATTTGAAACCGAGTACTGTTCCCGTTTTGGCGCTGATAATGGAGTACCGGTGGATTACGCAGCCATCACGGTAATCGCGAGAAAGCTTTCATGA
- a CDS encoding DUF452 family protein, whose translation MKWNWLARQGADRLLVFWNGWGMDERPFAPLLAEGIDVLVLSDFTKVSGQDRRDILLEMGPVEHYRERVLLAWSMGVWAAHTLFNGYSTIFQRKIAVNGTLCPIHDSYGISRKIFSATALNWSDPARKKFYRRMCGEKQLTDRFTANEPARSVEDQRQELDWYLDSVSCSLAEESFFDEAWVSKKDKIMITENQLNFWGSDVQLLDGGHFPFYQKQSWSELLELPNK comes from the coding sequence ATGAAATGGAACTGGCTGGCCAGGCAGGGGGCGGATCGACTGCTGGTCTTCTGGAATGGTTGGGGTATGGATGAGCGGCCTTTTGCTCCTTTGCTCGCAGAAGGTATTGATGTACTCGTTCTTTCAGATTTCACAAAAGTTTCCGGCCAGGACAGAAGGGACATTTTATTGGAGATGGGCCCGGTAGAGCATTACCGGGAGCGTGTGTTGCTCGCCTGGTCTATGGGGGTCTGGGCCGCACATACTTTGTTTAACGGCTATTCTACTATTTTTCAGAGAAAAATCGCTGTCAATGGCACGCTCTGCCCAATCCACGATAGTTATGGAATTTCCCGAAAAATATTCTCTGCTACTGCCTTGAACTGGTCAGACCCGGCCAGAAAAAAGTTTTACCGCCGCATGTGTGGTGAAAAACAGCTGACAGACCGATTCACCGCAAATGAGCCTGCGCGTTCTGTTGAAGATCAACGACAGGAGTTGGATTGGTATCTGGATAGCGTCAGCTGTAGTTTGGCAGAAGAGAGTTTTTTTGATGAAGCGTGGGTGTCTAAAAAAGATAAAATAATGATTACCGAAAACCAACTGAATTTCTGGGGAAGTGATGTGCAGCTGCTCGATGGTGGCCATTTTCCCTTTTACCAGAAACAAAGCTGGTCTGAATTACTTGAATTACCAAATAAATGA
- a CDS encoding aminotransferase class I/II-fold pyridoxal phosphate-dependent enzyme has product MDLGYSDILDGLRASGRFRQLKPLSGRDGCRLNVTADRALLNLSSNDYLGIAGNREHVEFFYSGLNRENSLESFRLGSTSSRLLSGDCEQMHLLEKELAEAYGFEAALFFNSGYHANIGILPALLGKHDLILTDKLNHASIHDGIRLCRATYKRYRHCDYAHLEKLIQQHRDTYQRVVIITESVFSMDGDVADLSELVRIKEKYDCLLYLDEAHAVGVWGQTGLGKAQEFGVLDKIDLLVGPFGKACASMGAFVLSNAEIHDYLVNTSRSLIFTTALPPVIASWNLYVFRLIQQMGNERKHLIELSVQLRESLLEYGLRTAGSTNIVPVVIGENKATVSAANSLQEDGYLIFPVRPPTVPEGTARFRLSLTADMQWTDLAPLAARIAKAVGPLHRAGAER; this is encoded by the coding sequence ATGGATCTCGGCTATTCAGACATACTTGATGGGTTGAGAGCGTCAGGCAGGTTCAGGCAGCTTAAACCTCTTTCCGGCAGAGACGGTTGCCGGTTGAATGTAACAGCTGATCGCGCTTTGTTGAACCTCTCTTCCAACGACTATCTGGGAATTGCGGGCAACAGAGAGCATGTCGAATTCTTTTACAGTGGCCTTAACCGGGAAAATTCCCTTGAAAGTTTCCGTCTGGGTTCTACCTCATCGAGGCTTTTAAGCGGTGACTGTGAGCAAATGCATCTACTGGAAAAGGAGCTTGCAGAGGCTTACGGTTTCGAGGCAGCGCTCTTCTTCAACTCCGGTTACCATGCTAATATCGGCATTCTTCCCGCTCTATTGGGTAAACATGACCTTATCCTCACCGATAAGCTCAATCATGCCTCCATCCATGATGGTATTCGCCTGTGCAGGGCCACTTACAAGCGATACAGGCACTGTGACTACGCTCACCTTGAGAAGTTGATTCAGCAGCATCGTGACACCTATCAGCGGGTTGTCATTATTACAGAGTCCGTATTCAGCATGGATGGAGATGTTGCAGATCTCTCAGAGCTGGTACGAATTAAGGAAAAGTATGATTGTCTGCTCTATCTGGATGAGGCTCATGCAGTGGGAGTCTGGGGGCAGACAGGGCTGGGGAAAGCTCAGGAATTTGGCGTTCTTGATAAAATTGATCTGCTTGTCGGGCCTTTTGGTAAAGCCTGTGCCTCCATGGGTGCTTTTGTACTCTCGAATGCTGAAATCCACGATTATCTTGTAAATACCAGCAGGTCGTTAATTTTCACAACGGCACTGCCACCGGTTATCGCCAGCTGGAACCTTTACGTATTCAGACTGATTCAGCAAATGGGCAATGAGCGTAAGCATTTGATTGAGTTGAGTGTCCAACTCCGGGAAAGCCTGCTGGAGTACGGGCTGCGCACAGCCGGGAGCACCAATATCGTACCGGTAGTAATAGGTGAGAACAAAGCCACCGTTTCCGCAGCGAATAGCTTGCAGGAGGACGGCTATCTGATATTTCCGGTCCGGCCTCCAACTGTTCCCGAAGGAACGGCGCGTTTCAGGCTTTCGTTGACTGCAGATATGCAATGGACTGATCTTGCCCCATTGGCAGCCAGGATAGCGAAAGCCGTTGGCCCCTTGCACCGGGCTGGTGCCGAAAGATGA
- the bioA gene encoding adenosylmethionine--8-amino-7-oxononanoate transaminase, giving the protein MKDLQQLLEFDRKHLWHPYTSITDPLPVYAVESAFGVRLHLADGRELIDGMASWWCVIHGYAHPELTRTIQEQAAKFSHVMFGGLTHKPAVDLCRLLVEHSPAGLEKVFLCDSGSVAVEVAMKMAMQYQYARGRKNKNRFLTIRGGYHGDTFHAMSVCDPVTGMHNIYSGVLPEYLFAERPACRFGQDWHPEDIQPFAELIADNCDQLGAVILEPIVQGAGGMYFYHPEYLRAVRTLCDKYDVLLIADEIATGFGRTGELFGCDHAGISPDIMCLGKALTGGYMTLAAVLATERIGVTISEAAPGVFMHGPTFMGNPLACSVAVTSLQLLLNSDWRKNIERIATGLTRGLAPCADYSQVEDVRVLGAIGVVELKEPVDMARIQVEFTDRGVWVRPFGKLVYVMPPYIISDTDLAELTETICDVVALGNE; this is encoded by the coding sequence GTGAAAGATTTGCAGCAACTCCTTGAGTTCGATCGAAAACATCTCTGGCATCCTTATACTTCCATAACAGATCCTCTTCCGGTGTATGCGGTTGAGTCGGCGTTCGGCGTCCGCCTCCACCTGGCTGACGGCAGAGAACTGATTGACGGCATGGCCTCGTGGTGGTGCGTGATTCATGGTTACGCCCACCCTGAGCTGACCAGAACGATTCAGGAGCAGGCTGCAAAGTTTTCCCATGTGATGTTTGGTGGGCTTACCCATAAACCTGCGGTAGATCTCTGCCGATTGCTCGTAGAGCATTCTCCGGCTGGGCTTGAGAAGGTGTTCTTATGCGATTCCGGCTCTGTCGCTGTTGAGGTGGCCATGAAAATGGCCATGCAATATCAGTATGCCCGGGGCAGGAAAAATAAAAACAGATTTCTCACGATCAGGGGAGGGTATCATGGTGATACCTTCCATGCCATGTCCGTCTGTGACCCGGTAACCGGAATGCATAATATCTATTCAGGTGTGCTGCCTGAATATTTGTTTGCCGAGCGGCCTGCCTGCAGATTCGGGCAGGATTGGCATCCTGAAGATATACAACCCTTTGCAGAACTGATAGCCGATAACTGTGATCAACTTGGTGCGGTAATTCTTGAGCCTATCGTACAGGGTGCTGGGGGCATGTACTTTTATCACCCCGAATATCTGCGAGCTGTGCGTACCCTTTGCGACAAGTATGATGTACTGCTGATCGCCGACGAAATCGCCACGGGGTTTGGTCGAACCGGAGAGCTTTTTGGTTGTGATCATGCAGGAATCAGCCCGGATATCATGTGTCTTGGCAAAGCATTGACCGGCGGTTATATGACGTTGGCGGCGGTACTGGCCACGGAACGTATCGGGGTGACCATATCCGAAGCTGCGCCTGGTGTTTTTATGCACGGGCCAACCTTTATGGGCAATCCACTTGCCTGCAGTGTTGCAGTTACTTCTCTGCAGCTGCTGCTGAATTCAGACTGGCGGAAAAATATTGAGCGAATAGCCACTGGCCTGACACGTGGATTGGCTCCATGTGCGGATTACTCTCAGGTAGAGGATGTCAGGGTTCTTGGTGCAATTGGCGTGGTTGAACTGAAAGAGCCGGTGGATATGGCCAGAATTCAGGTAGAATTTACCGACAGAGGTGTATGGGTTCGTCCTTTTGGAAAACTGGTCTATGTGATGCCGCCATATATAATTTCTGATACCGACCTGGCTGAACTGACTGAAACGATTTGTGATGTTGTTGCACTGGGGAATGAATAG
- the bioB gene encoding biotin synthase BioB, with product MLKQCMHLVRGGGSINFEQAVALARDTQPEHLFEAADRLRREFHKDNIDLCSIVNAKSGKCSENCKFCAQSSWHDVAIESYDSVSDELALSMARENEEYGVKRFSLVTAGRSLTDGQLAGFGNLFSRIAEATNHSLCASMGFLTQAKAEKLISFGVSRYHCNLEACRSYFPEVCSTHTYDEKVETITIAQQAGMEVCSGGIIGMGETFEQRLELAFELRELGILSIPINILNPIPNTPLADVAPLEIPEILTCLAMFRFINPKAVIRLAGGRVLMGNSQRESFLAGANGAIVGNYLTTAGNSLAEDIAMFTSLGFNVELPENREQERRL from the coding sequence ATGCTAAAGCAGTGTATGCATCTTGTTCGGGGTGGAGGTTCTATTAATTTCGAGCAGGCGGTGGCGTTGGCCCGGGATACACAGCCTGAGCATTTATTCGAAGCCGCTGACCGGTTACGTAGAGAGTTTCACAAAGACAACATCGATCTCTGCTCCATCGTCAATGCCAAGTCAGGTAAGTGTAGTGAAAACTGTAAATTCTGTGCACAGTCTTCATGGCATGATGTCGCTATTGAATCCTATGATTCTGTCAGCGACGAACTTGCGCTGTCAATGGCGAGAGAGAACGAGGAATATGGTGTAAAGCGGTTTTCTCTTGTAACTGCAGGCAGGAGCCTGACTGACGGGCAATTGGCTGGTTTTGGTAATTTGTTCAGTCGAATTGCCGAGGCTACCAACCACTCCCTCTGCGCATCAATGGGTTTTCTTACCCAGGCAAAAGCTGAAAAACTCATATCTTTTGGGGTCAGCAGATATCATTGCAATCTTGAGGCATGCCGCAGCTATTTTCCAGAGGTCTGTAGCACCCACACCTATGATGAAAAGGTTGAGACCATAACAATTGCGCAGCAGGCTGGGATGGAAGTTTGCTCAGGTGGCATCATTGGCATGGGTGAGACTTTTGAGCAGCGATTGGAATTGGCATTTGAGCTGCGTGAGCTTGGAATCCTTTCAATACCAATTAATATTCTGAACCCGATCCCCAATACTCCACTGGCTGATGTCGCGCCGCTGGAAATCCCTGAAATATTGACCTGTCTTGCCATGTTTCGATTCATAAATCCCAAGGCGGTCATCAGGCTTGCCGGTGGCAGAGTGCTTATGGGGAATAGCCAGAGAGAGAGTTTTCTGGCAGGGGCCAATGGTGCAATAGTAGGCAATTACCTCACCACGGCAGGCAACAGTCTTGCCGAAGATATCGCAATGTTCACCTCGCTTGGCTTTAACGTTGAGTTGCCCGAAAACAGGGAACAGGAGAGGAGATTGTGA